One part of the Anaeromyxobacter sp. Fw109-5 genome encodes these proteins:
- a CDS encoding YncE family protein: MPVHFRSTMLALAVALAACGEPPAAEPAPLDRFTFPIALGFVGQEMLVVSSNYDLAYGLDDGGSVIAVDVGATPAALRQGVRIASFAGELALADAAACGLPETLALVPAREGNSLYRIAVGPGGALSCSGGCRLPLEDGFQDPYGVTTVCRRDDPATAADESRARAYLAFLRTPQNRGQIVELDLRTGASRTRDVGLGPVRSFAYDEVNDRLYFTSIDTGSPAPLRWAELAGDCRIDAPVAEDGCTVSGVDLAQYLRGLELRGIALSNPQPGRTRRAFVAARLYNVDLAAAIGGRPGFDVGGVLMVLDLVEGRAGVEPRLAALHEVGLGANEVKVLPVRPGMGDVVAVTASDDGLLWLYDDDAGTLVRVFGHDPGTGIPVLGRKPFGLAVRDDGATARLFVSSFEDGFVTPLDVPLDAPWSTAEPRVDERFGVVR; encoded by the coding sequence GTGCCCGTCCACTTCCGATCCACGATGCTCGCCCTCGCCGTCGCGCTGGCGGCCTGCGGCGAACCGCCCGCCGCCGAGCCGGCCCCGCTCGATCGCTTCACGTTCCCGATCGCGCTCGGGTTCGTGGGGCAGGAGATGCTCGTCGTCTCCTCGAACTACGACCTCGCCTACGGGCTCGACGACGGCGGCAGCGTGATCGCCGTCGACGTCGGGGCGACTCCCGCCGCGCTGCGCCAGGGCGTCCGCATCGCGAGCTTCGCCGGTGAGCTGGCCCTGGCGGACGCGGCCGCCTGCGGCCTCCCCGAGACCCTCGCGCTCGTGCCGGCGCGAGAGGGGAACTCGCTCTACCGCATCGCCGTGGGCCCGGGCGGCGCGCTCTCCTGCTCCGGCGGTTGCCGGCTCCCGCTGGAGGACGGCTTCCAGGATCCGTACGGCGTCACGACGGTGTGCCGCCGCGACGACCCGGCGACGGCGGCCGACGAGTCGCGCGCGCGCGCCTACCTGGCCTTCCTGCGCACCCCGCAGAACCGCGGCCAGATCGTCGAGCTCGACCTCCGGACCGGCGCGTCACGCACCCGCGACGTCGGGCTGGGACCCGTGAGGAGCTTCGCCTACGACGAGGTGAACGATCGGCTCTACTTCACCTCGATCGACACCGGCTCCCCGGCCCCGCTCCGCTGGGCGGAGCTCGCCGGCGACTGCCGCATCGACGCGCCCGTGGCGGAGGACGGCTGCACGGTGTCCGGCGTGGATCTCGCCCAGTACCTGCGAGGCCTGGAGCTCCGCGGGATCGCGCTCTCGAACCCGCAGCCGGGCCGCACGCGCCGGGCCTTCGTCGCGGCTCGCCTCTACAACGTGGACCTCGCCGCCGCGATCGGCGGACGGCCTGGGTTCGACGTGGGGGGAGTGCTCATGGTGCTCGACCTCGTCGAGGGTCGCGCGGGCGTCGAGCCGCGGCTCGCCGCCCTCCACGAGGTCGGGCTCGGGGCGAACGAGGTGAAGGTGCTGCCCGTGCGCCCCGGCATGGGCGACGTCGTCGCCGTGACCGCCTCGGACGACGGCCTCCTGTGGCTCTACGACGACGACGCGGGGACGCTCGTGCGCGTCTTCGGGCACGACCCGGGCACGGGGATCCCCGTGCTCGGCAGGAAGCCGTTCGGCCTCGCCGTCCGCGACGACGGGGCGACCGCCCGGCTGTTCGTGTCCTCGTTCGAGGACGGATTCGTCACGCCGCTGGACGTGCCGCTCGACGCGCCGTGGAGCACTGCGGAGCCGCGCGTGGACGAGCGGTTCGGGGTGGTGCGGTGA
- the glyS gene encoding glycine--tRNA ligase subunit beta, translating to MADLLFEIGAEEIPAGFVPPALKQLQEDLARALDAARLSHGEVKAVGTPRRLAVWARDVARRQTDAKTEALGPPVAQAFDASGNPTQAALGFAKSQGVDVSKLERAQTPKGERVAVTRIEEGRKAEKVLPELLERLLGGLRFKKAMRSRWDEVTFARPIRWMVALYGGKPLKVRHGELVSGAVTFGHRFAAPRSIALKGTPDDYVAKLRRAKVLVDPVERRAALEQELAKAAKAAGGKLRPDEPLVEQVLYLVEHPTGVAGEFEKSNLDLPPEVVVSEMRNHQRYFALVDGKGRLKNRFVAVSGTPVKDPRVARHGYERVLRARLADARFFFDEDKRRPLRDRIEDLGRRTFQARLGSELARADRIVAIGSALARAIGREELVSDVVEAARLAKTDLTTGMVGEFPELQGVMGGHYARLEGLKPEIAEAIEDHYKPVGASEEMPRGDVGALVAIADRLHSLVGIIGVGEKATGAADPFGLRRAAIGILRLLLARGYHLSLSAAIEQTLDTLGGVRLASDRAVVAEQVLDFLRGRLRAQWSEEFDADLVEAVLGAGFDDVVDARRRLEALAEVKARADFVPLAVAFKRVANIQEKSETAGAVVDRQLLREEAERHLLSELERVESEAAALRGTRDYPGVLRNVATLEPAVARFFDDVLVMAEEPAVRANRLGLMRRVAALFSGVADFRKIQAEAAPRA from the coding sequence ATGGCGGACCTTCTGTTCGAGATCGGCGCGGAGGAGATCCCGGCGGGCTTCGTGCCCCCGGCGCTGAAGCAGCTCCAGGAGGACCTCGCGAGGGCGCTCGACGCCGCGCGGCTCTCCCACGGCGAGGTGAAGGCGGTCGGCACGCCGCGCCGGCTCGCGGTGTGGGCGCGCGACGTCGCCAGGCGCCAGACCGACGCCAAGACCGAGGCGCTCGGCCCGCCGGTCGCGCAGGCCTTCGACGCCTCCGGGAACCCCACCCAGGCGGCGCTCGGGTTCGCGAAGAGCCAGGGCGTGGACGTCTCGAAGCTCGAGCGCGCCCAGACGCCGAAGGGCGAGCGCGTGGCGGTGACCCGGATCGAGGAGGGCCGCAAGGCGGAGAAGGTGCTGCCCGAGCTCCTCGAGCGGCTCCTGGGCGGGCTGCGGTTCAAGAAGGCGATGCGCTCGCGCTGGGACGAGGTGACCTTCGCCCGCCCGATCCGCTGGATGGTCGCGCTCTACGGCGGGAAGCCGCTCAAGGTCCGCCACGGAGAGCTCGTCTCCGGCGCGGTGACGTTCGGCCATCGCTTCGCCGCGCCCAGGTCGATCGCGCTGAAGGGCACGCCCGACGACTACGTGGCGAAGCTCCGGCGCGCGAAGGTCCTGGTGGACCCCGTCGAGCGCCGCGCGGCCCTCGAGCAGGAGCTGGCGAAGGCGGCGAAGGCGGCGGGAGGGAAGCTGAGGCCCGACGAGCCGCTCGTCGAGCAGGTGCTCTACCTCGTCGAGCACCCCACCGGCGTGGCGGGCGAGTTCGAGAAGTCGAACCTCGACCTGCCTCCCGAGGTGGTCGTCTCCGAGATGCGCAACCACCAGCGCTACTTCGCGCTGGTGGACGGCAAGGGCCGGCTCAAGAACCGCTTCGTCGCGGTCTCTGGGACGCCCGTCAAGGATCCCCGGGTCGCGCGGCACGGCTACGAGCGCGTCCTGCGGGCGCGCCTCGCGGACGCGCGGTTCTTCTTCGACGAGGACAAGCGGCGGCCGCTCCGCGATCGCATCGAGGATCTCGGGCGGCGCACCTTCCAGGCGCGGCTGGGCAGCGAGCTCGCGCGCGCCGACCGCATCGTCGCCATCGGCAGCGCGCTCGCGCGCGCGATCGGGCGCGAGGAGCTCGTCTCCGACGTGGTCGAGGCGGCCCGGCTGGCGAAGACGGACCTCACCACCGGGATGGTCGGCGAGTTCCCCGAGCTCCAGGGCGTGATGGGCGGCCACTACGCCAGGCTCGAGGGGCTGAAGCCCGAGATCGCGGAGGCGATCGAGGACCACTACAAGCCGGTGGGCGCCTCGGAGGAGATGCCCCGCGGAGACGTGGGCGCCCTCGTCGCGATCGCCGACCGGCTCCACTCGCTCGTGGGCATCATCGGGGTGGGGGAGAAGGCGACCGGCGCGGCCGATCCCTTCGGCCTGCGCCGGGCCGCCATCGGCATCCTCCGCCTCCTGCTCGCCCGCGGGTACCACCTCTCGCTCTCCGCCGCGATCGAGCAGACGCTCGACACGCTCGGCGGCGTGAGGCTCGCGAGCGACCGCGCGGTCGTCGCCGAGCAGGTGCTGGACTTCCTCCGCGGCCGGCTCCGCGCGCAGTGGAGCGAGGAGTTCGACGCCGACCTCGTCGAGGCGGTGCTCGGCGCCGGGTTCGACGACGTGGTGGACGCTCGGCGCCGGCTCGAGGCGCTCGCGGAGGTGAAGGCGCGCGCCGACTTCGTTCCGCTCGCGGTGGCGTTCAAGCGCGTGGCGAACATCCAGGAGAAGTCGGAGACGGCGGGTGCGGTCGTCGACCGGCAGCTCCTGCGCGAGGAGGCGGAGCGCCACCTGCTCTCCGAGCTCGAGCGGGTCGAGTCCGAGGCCGCGGCGCTGCGCGGCACGCGCGACTACCCGGGCGTCCTGCGGAACGTCGCCACCCTCGAGCCCGCCGTGGCGCGGTTCTTCGACGACGTGCTCGTCATGGCGGAGGAACCAGCGGTGCGCGCCAACCGCCTCGGGCTGATGCGGAGAGTCGCGGCGCTGTTCTCCGGCGTCGCGGACTTCCGCAAGATCCAGGCGGAGGCGGCGCCGCGAGCGTGA
- a CDS encoding glycine--tRNA ligase subunit alpha, translated as MYFQDLILKLQTYWAGRNCILAQGYDQEVGAGTMNPATFLRVLGPEPWNVAYVEPSRRPADGRFGENPNRLYQHHQFQVILKPNPPDVQEIYLGSLKAIGIDPLEHDIRFVEDDWESPTLGAWGLGWEVWCDGMEITQYTYFQQAGGFEVKPVAAELTYGLERIAMYLQDVENVFDVEWVKGVRYREVFHRNEVEMSEYSFRASDPKMLFGLFDTYEAECKRLLAAGLPLPAYDYCLKCSHSFNNLDARGAISVTERAAYIGRVRALAHECAKGYLDSREALGFPLLPPAERKKAVEAARVAREARVVRQAQGERPRAQDDRARQA; from the coding sequence GTGTACTTCCAGGACCTCATCTTGAAGCTCCAGACCTACTGGGCGGGCCGCAACTGCATCCTCGCCCAGGGGTACGATCAGGAGGTCGGGGCCGGCACGATGAACCCGGCCACCTTCCTGCGCGTGCTCGGCCCCGAGCCCTGGAACGTGGCGTACGTCGAGCCCTCGCGGCGCCCCGCGGACGGCCGGTTCGGCGAGAACCCGAACCGCCTGTACCAGCACCACCAGTTCCAGGTGATCCTGAAGCCCAACCCCCCGGACGTGCAGGAGATCTACCTCGGGTCGCTGAAGGCGATCGGGATCGATCCCCTCGAGCACGACATCCGCTTCGTGGAGGACGACTGGGAGAGCCCGACGCTCGGCGCCTGGGGCCTCGGCTGGGAGGTGTGGTGCGACGGGATGGAGATCACCCAGTACACCTACTTCCAGCAGGCGGGCGGGTTCGAGGTGAAGCCGGTCGCGGCGGAGCTCACCTACGGCCTCGAGCGCATCGCCATGTACCTGCAGGACGTCGAGAACGTGTTCGACGTGGAGTGGGTGAAGGGCGTGCGCTACCGCGAGGTCTTCCACCGGAACGAGGTGGAGATGAGCGAGTACTCGTTCCGCGCCTCGGATCCGAAGATGCTCTTCGGGCTGTTCGACACCTACGAGGCGGAGTGCAAGCGGCTCCTCGCGGCCGGGCTCCCGCTGCCGGCCTACGACTACTGCCTGAAGTGCTCGCACAGCTTCAACAACCTCGACGCGCGCGGCGCCATCAGCGTGACGGAGCGTGCGGCGTACATCGGCCGGGTCCGCGCGCTCGCCCACGAGTGCGCGAAGGGCTACCTCGACTCCCGCGAGGCGCTCGGGTTCCCGCTGCTGCCGCCCGCGGAGCGGAAGAAGGCGGTCGAGGCGGCGCGGGTCGCGCGCGAGGCGCGCGTCGTTCGACAGGCTCAGGGTGAGCGGCCTCGCGCGCAGGACGACCGCGCGCGGCAGGCCTGA
- a CDS encoding carbohydrate kinase family protein — translation MRAELDVVCLGEALVDLLPDRRGRLEDCDRFEACPGGAPANVATGLARLGARVAFRGVLGDDPFGRLLIRKLEAEGVRCAFRLTAERPTGMWFVALDERGERSFFSPNARFSADKLLHPGDVDRALLARAAWLHVGSSAHVLPEAQAALREAVAAARALGTCVSFDPNVRAHLWDDLGALRRLCADVLPLCTLVKVSADEAEVVTGEADPERAAARLASLGVPLACVTLAERGALVRRGDERFLVPADPVEVVDTTGAGDAFVAGLLAAIVARGGVEGIPRAELHRAVAFANRVAGRVCTRLGAVAGLPRAGDVSV, via the coding sequence ATGCGCGCGGAGCTGGACGTCGTCTGCCTGGGCGAGGCCCTCGTGGACCTGCTGCCGGACCGGCGCGGCCGCCTGGAGGACTGCGACCGCTTCGAGGCCTGCCCGGGCGGTGCGCCGGCGAACGTCGCGACGGGGCTCGCGCGGCTCGGCGCGCGCGTCGCCTTCCGCGGCGTGCTCGGCGACGATCCGTTCGGGCGGCTCCTCATCCGCAAGCTGGAGGCGGAGGGCGTCCGCTGCGCGTTCCGGCTCACGGCCGAGCGGCCGACTGGCATGTGGTTCGTCGCGCTCGACGAGCGCGGCGAGCGGAGCTTCTTCTCGCCGAACGCCCGCTTCTCGGCGGACAAGCTCCTGCACCCCGGCGACGTGGACCGCGCGCTCCTCGCGCGCGCCGCGTGGCTTCACGTGGGCTCCTCCGCGCACGTGCTCCCCGAGGCCCAGGCCGCGCTGCGCGAGGCGGTCGCCGCCGCGCGCGCCCTGGGGACGTGCGTCTCGTTCGACCCGAACGTGCGCGCGCACCTCTGGGACGACCTCGGCGCGCTCCGCCGGCTCTGCGCGGACGTGCTCCCCCTCTGCACCCTGGTGAAGGTGTCGGCGGACGAGGCCGAGGTGGTGACCGGGGAGGCGGATCCGGAGCGGGCGGCGGCGCGGCTCGCGTCGCTGGGGGTGCCTCTCGCCTGCGTGACGCTCGCGGAGCGAGGCGCGCTCGTGCGGCGCGGCGACGAGCGCTTCCTCGTCCCGGCCGATCCGGTGGAGGTGGTGGACACCACGGGGGCGGGGGACGCGTTCGTGGCCGGGCTGCTCGCCGCGATCGTCGCCCGCGGGGGCGTCGAGGGGATCCCGCGCGCCGAGCTCCACCGGGCGGTGGCCTTCGCGAACCGCGTCGCCGGGCGCGTCTGCACCCGCCTCGGCGCGGTCGCCGGGCTCCCCCGAGCCGGCGATGTTTCGGTTTGA
- the recO gene encoding DNA repair protein RecO: MTERLKLTGLVLRAVDYGESDRVVTLLTRERGKVSGFARGARASRRRFGGALEPFTLLVAEARERPGSDMLGLESVSVLRAHGGIRGELARIACAGYAAELSRELVRDHEPHAELLALLLEYLGALDAGPARPEGLRAFELGALRAAGLMPRVDACVACGGALGPEGRVRFDPGQGGVLCPPCAPAAAPGAPWVSIAAASALARLQAEGLAGASAALPPSVGREARDALAAFLEHHLGRRLAARRFLDEVGPLLGD; this comes from the coding sequence GTGACCGAACGCCTGAAGCTCACCGGCCTCGTCCTGCGCGCCGTGGACTACGGCGAGTCGGACCGGGTCGTGACGCTCCTCACCCGCGAGCGGGGCAAGGTGTCGGGCTTCGCGCGCGGCGCGCGCGCCTCGCGACGGCGCTTCGGCGGTGCGCTCGAGCCGTTCACGCTGCTCGTCGCGGAGGCCCGCGAGCGCCCCGGCTCGGACATGCTCGGGCTGGAGTCGGTCTCCGTCCTGCGCGCGCACGGGGGGATCCGCGGCGAGCTCGCGCGCATCGCGTGCGCGGGGTACGCGGCCGAGCTCTCGCGCGAGCTCGTGCGCGATCACGAGCCGCACGCCGAGCTCCTGGCGCTGCTCCTCGAGTACCTCGGCGCGCTCGACGCCGGGCCGGCGCGGCCGGAGGGGCTCCGTGCCTTCGAGCTCGGGGCGCTGCGCGCCGCCGGGCTCATGCCGCGCGTCGACGCGTGCGTCGCCTGCGGCGGCGCGCTCGGCCCCGAGGGCCGCGTGCGCTTCGATCCGGGGCAGGGTGGGGTGCTCTGCCCGCCGTGCGCGCCCGCCGCCGCGCCCGGCGCGCCGTGGGTGTCGATCGCCGCGGCCTCCGCCCTGGCGCGCCTCCAGGCGGAGGGGCTCGCCGGCGCGTCCGCCGCGCTCCCTCCCTCGGTCGGGCGCGAGGCGCGCGACGCCCTCGCGGCGTTCCTCGAGCACCACCTGGGCCGGCGCCTGGCGGCGCGCCGGTTCCTGGACGAGGTCGGGCCGCTGCTCGGGGACTGA
- a CDS encoding helix-turn-helix transcriptional regulator, giving the protein MTEPRDPSAPPPGLAGEPPEPGATPEERLAAFARWLTRERELRGLSRDEVTRATKLAPGVVEALESGEEARMPPRAYVVGYLRSYATAVGLDANEVVLRYEEVAATSEPGAGAAARGVPAAAWVAIAAALAAALAAAIALLR; this is encoded by the coding sequence GTGACCGAGCCCCGCGACCCTTCCGCCCCGCCCCCCGGGCTCGCCGGCGAGCCCCCCGAGCCGGGCGCCACTCCCGAGGAGCGGCTCGCCGCGTTCGCCCGGTGGCTGACGCGCGAGCGCGAGCTGCGCGGCCTCTCGCGCGACGAGGTGACCCGCGCGACGAAGCTCGCGCCGGGCGTGGTGGAGGCGCTCGAGTCGGGCGAGGAGGCCCGGATGCCGCCGCGCGCGTACGTCGTCGGGTATCTCCGCAGCTACGCCACCGCGGTGGGCCTCGACGCGAACGAGGTGGTGCTCCGCTACGAGGAGGTCGCCGCGACCTCCGAGCCGGGCGCCGGCGCCGCCGCGCGAGGGGTGCCGGCGGCGGCGTGGGTGGCGATCGCGGCCGCGCTGGCGGCGGCCCTCGCGGCGGCGATCGCGCTGCTGCGTTGA
- a CDS encoding tetratricopeptide repeat protein, with the protein MTRSIARTLLLVAAAALGCAHRPSAKERRAAEIHHDLAVEAFRAGRAPDALREYDAALAIDGRLAEAHRGRGLVLDFAFARIDEAERAYRRALELRPEYPEAHNDLGQLLARTGRHEEALREFDLALGDMTYREPYVARCNKGLALWRMGRREEGHAELRACLSLAPSFCKGRRELGRILLDEGKMAEGITELAAYARSCEKVPDAHLQLGLARMRAGDVPGARESFERCAELAPQGGEGDECRRSLSLLVE; encoded by the coding sequence ATGACCCGCTCGATCGCCCGCACGCTCCTCCTCGTGGCCGCGGCCGCCCTCGGCTGCGCCCACCGCCCGAGCGCGAAGGAGCGGCGCGCGGCCGAGATCCACCACGACCTCGCCGTGGAGGCGTTCCGCGCCGGACGCGCCCCCGACGCGCTGCGCGAGTACGACGCCGCGCTCGCCATCGACGGACGGCTCGCCGAGGCGCACCGCGGCCGCGGCCTCGTCCTCGACTTCGCCTTCGCCCGGATCGACGAGGCGGAGCGCGCCTACCGCCGCGCGCTCGAGCTGCGGCCGGAGTACCCCGAGGCCCACAACGACCTGGGGCAGCTCCTCGCCAGGACCGGGCGGCACGAGGAGGCGCTGCGCGAGTTCGACCTCGCCCTCGGCGACATGACGTACCGGGAGCCGTACGTCGCCCGCTGCAACAAGGGGCTGGCGCTGTGGCGCATGGGGCGCCGGGAGGAGGGCCACGCGGAGCTCCGCGCCTGCCTCTCCCTCGCGCCGTCCTTCTGCAAGGGGCGCCGCGAGCTCGGGCGCATCCTCCTCGACGAGGGGAAGATGGCCGAGGGCATCACCGAGCTCGCCGCCTACGCGCGGAGCTGCGAGAAGGTCCCGGACGCGCACCTCCAGCTCGGCCTCGCGCGGATGCGGGCCGGCGACGTCCCGGGCGCGCGCGAGTCGTTCGAGCGCTGCGCCGAGCTCGCCCCGCAAGGCGGGGAGGGCGACGAGTGCCGCCGCAGCCTCTCCCTGCTCGTCGAGTGA
- a CDS encoding radical SAM protein has protein sequence MRVTEIFFSLQGEGTRAGRPCVFVRFTGCDLRCGYCDSAYAFHGGRELTRAEILAEIARHPAKLVCLTGGEPMLQRELPELARELVARGHEVTVETHGQRPLDALPPETIRIVDVKTPGSREEAKDLAYLDGLRPQDEVKFVVCSEPDYRWSVDVVRRHRLEGRAHLLFSPAWGEVEPRELARWILRDGLDARLSLQIHKVIWGPDARGV, from the coding sequence ATGCGGGTCACCGAGATCTTCTTCAGCCTCCAGGGGGAGGGGACGCGCGCGGGGCGCCCCTGCGTGTTCGTGCGGTTCACCGGCTGCGACCTGCGCTGCGGCTACTGCGACTCCGCCTACGCCTTCCACGGCGGCCGTGAGCTCACGCGCGCCGAGATCCTGGCCGAGATCGCGCGTCACCCGGCGAAGCTCGTGTGCCTCACCGGAGGCGAGCCGATGCTGCAGCGGGAGCTGCCCGAGCTCGCCCGCGAGCTCGTGGCCCGCGGGCACGAGGTGACCGTCGAGACGCATGGGCAGCGACCCCTCGACGCGCTCCCGCCGGAGACGATCCGCATCGTGGACGTGAAGACGCCCGGCTCCCGCGAGGAGGCGAAGGACCTCGCCTACCTCGACGGCCTGCGGCCGCAGGACGAGGTGAAGTTCGTCGTGTGCTCGGAGCCGGACTACCGCTGGTCCGTGGACGTCGTGCGCCGCCACCGGCTGGAGGGGCGGGCGCACCTCCTCTTCTCGCCCGCCTGGGGCGAGGTCGAGCCGCGGGAGCTCGCGCGCTGGATCCTCCGGGACGGCCTCGACGCGCGGCTCTCGCTGCAGATCCACAAGGTGATCTGGGGCCCCGACGCGCGCGGCGTGTGA
- a CDS encoding lytic transglycosylase domain-containing protein, with protein MTPPRLHGLAGAAVAVAFVASAVAFPGELSEEARQLAPAELGPAASLVDAAGGALPAVARIERQLGRRMPALAEARRQALARTIVAEAQAARIDPLLVLALIQVESSFDPQAISGAGARGLMQLREPTLRRELERAGLLHLDLHDPAANVVAGVRYLRRLLDAFGREEVALMAYNAGPNRILGYLRDGAIPERFHAYPRRVQAVHRKLRRGAGTPPSALAVARAPVAAPSGPAP; from the coding sequence GTGACGCCGCCGCGCCTCCACGGGCTCGCCGGAGCCGCCGTCGCCGTCGCCTTCGTGGCGTCGGCGGTCGCGTTCCCGGGCGAGCTCTCGGAGGAGGCGCGCCAGCTGGCGCCGGCCGAGCTCGGACCGGCGGCGAGCCTGGTGGACGCCGCCGGCGGCGCGCTGCCCGCCGTCGCCCGCATCGAGAGGCAGCTCGGGCGCCGGATGCCGGCGCTCGCGGAAGCCCGCCGGCAGGCGCTCGCGCGCACCATCGTCGCGGAGGCCCAGGCCGCGCGCATCGACCCGCTCCTCGTCCTCGCGCTCATCCAGGTCGAGTCCTCCTTCGACCCGCAGGCGATCTCCGGCGCCGGGGCGCGCGGCCTCATGCAGCTCCGCGAGCCCACCCTGAGGCGCGAGCTCGAGCGCGCCGGCCTCCTGCACCTCGATCTCCACGATCCCGCCGCCAACGTGGTGGCGGGCGTCCGCTACCTCCGGCGCCTGCTCGACGCGTTCGGGCGAGAGGAGGTCGCGCTCATGGCCTACAACGCCGGCCCGAACCGCATCCTCGGCTACCTGCGCGACGGCGCGATCCCGGAGCGCTTCCACGCGTACCCCCGCCGCGTGCAGGCCGTGCACCGCAAGCTCCGCCGCGGCGCGGGCACGCCTCCCTCCGCGCTGGCGGTCGCGCGCGCGCCGGTGGCGGCGCCCTCGGGCCCGGCTCCGTGA
- a CDS encoding phasin family protein, which produces MADLQEIFRDAWSHALAGVNAAEQEAEKVLTRIGFSPEDVRRHARDFGERLATQRREVERTLDEAVRRATSRFRVPSREDLEALEKRLEAISERVEALAREKNAQ; this is translated from the coding sequence ATGGCGGACCTGCAGGAGATCTTCAGGGACGCCTGGTCGCACGCGCTCGCCGGCGTGAACGCCGCCGAGCAGGAGGCGGAGAAGGTCCTCACGCGCATCGGGTTCTCGCCGGAGGACGTCCGGCGGCACGCGCGGGACTTCGGCGAGCGGCTCGCCACGCAGCGGCGCGAGGTCGAGCGGACCCTCGACGAGGCGGTCCGCCGCGCGACGAGCCGCTTCCGCGTGCCCTCCCGCGAGGACCTCGAGGCCCTCGAGAAGCGGCTCGAGGCCATCTCGGAGCGCGTCGAGGCGCTGGCCAGGGAGAAGAACGCGCAGTGA
- a CDS encoding quinone-dependent dihydroorotate dehydrogenase: MIWPALRWTLFHLDPERAHRLAHGALHRVPPGLARLRRPAVPPELRVSCLGLDFDGPIGLAAGFDKGDASIAGLFALGFSHVEIGTITPRPQAGNEPPRLFRLVEHRALVNRMGFNNAGAEVCARRLAGVPATARMGPVGVNVGKNKTTPNEDAAADYLACIDRLHPYADYLVVNISSPNTPGLRQLQERDQLDALLRACAGRLRERAPGKPLLVKLAPDLSPTALDEAVDVAIDAGVSGIVATNTTLSRAGVERHPRAREAGGLSGAPLEALATSVVRRCYIRAAGRVPIVGCGGVMNAEGAYAKIRAGATLVQVYTGLVYGGPGFVRRLNDGLARLLARDGFRTVAEAVGADVETAERAGV; encoded by the coding sequence ATGATCTGGCCCGCCCTGCGCTGGACCCTGTTCCACCTCGACCCCGAGCGCGCCCACCGCCTCGCGCACGGCGCGCTGCACCGCGTGCCGCCGGGGCTGGCGCGGCTGCGCCGTCCCGCGGTGCCGCCGGAGCTCCGCGTCTCCTGCCTCGGGCTCGACTTCGACGGCCCCATCGGCCTCGCCGCCGGCTTCGACAAGGGCGACGCCTCGATCGCGGGGCTCTTCGCCCTCGGCTTCTCGCACGTGGAGATCGGGACCATCACCCCGCGGCCGCAGGCCGGCAACGAGCCGCCGCGGCTGTTCCGCCTCGTCGAGCACCGCGCCCTCGTCAACCGGATGGGCTTCAACAACGCCGGGGCCGAGGTGTGCGCGCGCCGCCTCGCCGGCGTCCCCGCCACGGCGCGGATGGGCCCGGTGGGCGTCAACGTCGGGAAGAACAAGACGACGCCCAACGAGGACGCGGCGGCGGACTACCTCGCCTGCATCGACCGGCTCCACCCGTACGCCGATTACCTCGTCGTGAACATCTCGTCGCCGAACACCCCGGGGCTGCGCCAGCTCCAGGAGCGCGACCAGCTCGACGCGCTGCTGCGCGCCTGCGCGGGGAGGCTCCGCGAGCGGGCGCCGGGCAAGCCGCTCCTCGTGAAGCTCGCCCCCGACCTCTCCCCGACCGCGCTCGACGAGGCGGTGGACGTGGCGATCGACGCCGGGGTGTCCGGCATCGTCGCGACGAACACGACCCTTTCGCGGGCGGGGGTCGAGCGTCACCCACGCGCCCGTGAGGCCGGCGGGCTCTCGGGAGCGCCGCTCGAGGCACTCGCCACGAGCGTGGTGCGGCGCTGCTACATCCGCGCGGCGGGTCGGGTGCCCATCGTCGGGTGCGGCGGCGTGATGAACGCGGAGGGCGCCTACGCCAAGATCCGCGCTGGCGCGACGCTCGTGCAGGTCTACACCGGCCTCGTCTACGGCGGGCCGGGGTTCGTGCGGCGCCTGAACGACGGCCTCGCGAGGCTGCTCGCCCGCGACGGCTTCCGCACCGTCGCCGAGGCGGTGGGCGCCGACGTCGAGACGGCCGAGCGGGCAGGCGTCTGA
- the rimI gene encoding ribosomal protein S18-alanine N-acetyltransferase, with the protein MRRPAPPLAELEFRRMRPEDLDRVEDIERAGFRHPWSRDLLARELGHAWSHILLAVQRDAEVEERVLGYVVFWLVHDEVHILNIATALEARRAGVGRALMVEAHVAGKARGATVATLEVRRSNLPALELYRSLGYRQVGIRPNYYQEEGEDAIVMLLEL; encoded by the coding sequence GTGCGCCGTCCCGCGCCCCCCCTCGCCGAGCTCGAGTTCCGCCGCATGCGGCCGGAGGACCTCGATCGCGTCGAGGACATCGAGCGCGCCGGCTTCCGCCATCCGTGGTCGCGCGACCTGCTCGCCCGCGAGCTCGGGCACGCGTGGTCCCACATCCTCCTCGCGGTCCAGCGCGACGCGGAGGTCGAGGAGCGCGTCCTCGGGTACGTCGTGTTCTGGCTCGTCCACGACGAGGTGCACATCCTCAACATCGCGACGGCGCTGGAGGCGCGGCGCGCGGGCGTCGGGCGCGCGCTCATGGTCGAGGCGCACGTCGCCGGGAAGGCGCGCGGCGCGACGGTGGCCACGCTCGAGGTGCGGCGCTCCAACCTGCCCGCGCTCGAGCTGTACCGCTCCCTGGGCTACCGCCAGGTGGGGATCCGGCCGAACTACTATCAAGAGGAGGGAGAGGACGCGATCGTCATGCTGCTGGAGCTGTGA